A genomic window from Nerophis lumbriciformis linkage group LG30, RoL_Nlum_v2.1, whole genome shotgun sequence includes:
- the LOC133585334 gene encoding uncharacterized protein isoform X2 has product MSETCLDLHTLCASTLPNVAMEAPPMKLPAPCGPAAHLRSPASFCLDNPSISQQPFADVVMFNNNNNNNNNNNYYYNNYYYNYYNNNDTCLPAFPPWSLAADHDDLVHEMASCSSPESLKLCSPADSLSSSSPSSCYDSPPRMDNNYSGFMSEQPDLHHTSCLPSDTSCLPCDTSCLPHNTSCLPHNTSCLPHNTSCLPHATSCLPHTTSCLPHNTSCLPHYSSYYPNTESSYCVQREENCYKINTDMSYNVL; this is encoded by the exons atgTCAGAAACATGTTTGGATCTTCACACTCTCTGTGCCTCCACTCTTCCCA ATGTTGCTATGGAAGCCCCCCCCATGAAGCTCCCCGCCCCTTGTGGCCCTGCAGCCCACCTGCGGAGTCCCGCCTCCTTCTGCTTGGACAATCCAAGCATCAGCCAGCAGCCTTTTGCAGACGTGGTGatgttcaacaacaacaacaacaacaacaacaacaataactactactacaacaactactactacaactactacaacAACAACGACACCTGCCTGCCTGCTTTCCCGCCATGGAGCCTCGCCGCCGACCATGACGACTTAGTCCATGAGATG gcttcatgtTCCTCACCAGAGTCACTGAAGCTCTGCAGCCCAGCAGATTCTTTGTCGTCCTCTTCCCCTTCTTCCTGCTACGACTCTCCTCCAAGGATGGACAACAACTACAGCGGCTTTATGTCAGAGCAGCCTGACCTTCACCACACTTCCTGCCTTCCTTCTGACACTTCCTGCCTTCCTTGTGACACTTCCTGTCTTCCCCACAACACTTCCTGTCTTCCTCACAACACTTCCTGTCTTCCTCACAACACTTCCTGCCTTCCTCACGCCACTTCCTGCCTTCCTCACACCACTTCCTGCCTTCCTCACAACACTTCCTGCCTTCCTCACTACTCGTCTTACTACCCCAACACTGAGTCTTCCTACTGCGTGCAGCGAGAAGAGAATTGTTACAAGATCAACACTGACATGTCTTACAATGTCCTATGA
- the LOC133585334 gene encoding uncharacterized protein isoform X1, translating to MADKVRVYQGVRVKTTVKQLLQRHRARLATRKRVRKMSETCLDLHTLCASTLPNVAMEAPPMKLPAPCGPAAHLRSPASFCLDNPSISQQPFADVVMFNNNNNNNNNNNYYYNNYYYNYYNNNDTCLPAFPPWSLAADHDDLVHEMASCSSPESLKLCSPADSLSSSSPSSCYDSPPRMDNNYSGFMSEQPDLHHTSCLPSDTSCLPCDTSCLPHNTSCLPHNTSCLPHNTSCLPHATSCLPHTTSCLPHNTSCLPHYSSYYPNTESSYCVQREENCYKINTDMSYNVL from the exons ATGGCTG acaaaGTGCGCGTGTACCAGGGCGTGCGCGTGAAGACGACGGTGAAACAGCTGCTGCAGAGACACAGAGCTAGACTGGCCACCCGGAAAAGAGTCAGAAAG atgTCAGAAACATGTTTGGATCTTCACACTCTCTGTGCCTCCACTCTTCCCA ATGTTGCTATGGAAGCCCCCCCCATGAAGCTCCCCGCCCCTTGTGGCCCTGCAGCCCACCTGCGGAGTCCCGCCTCCTTCTGCTTGGACAATCCAAGCATCAGCCAGCAGCCTTTTGCAGACGTGGTGatgttcaacaacaacaacaacaacaacaacaacaataactactactacaacaactactactacaactactacaacAACAACGACACCTGCCTGCCTGCTTTCCCGCCATGGAGCCTCGCCGCCGACCATGACGACTTAGTCCATGAGATG gcttcatgtTCCTCACCAGAGTCACTGAAGCTCTGCAGCCCAGCAGATTCTTTGTCGTCCTCTTCCCCTTCTTCCTGCTACGACTCTCCTCCAAGGATGGACAACAACTACAGCGGCTTTATGTCAGAGCAGCCTGACCTTCACCACACTTCCTGCCTTCCTTCTGACACTTCCTGCCTTCCTTGTGACACTTCCTGTCTTCCCCACAACACTTCCTGTCTTCCTCACAACACTTCCTGTCTTCCTCACAACACTTCCTGCCTTCCTCACGCCACTTCCTGCCTTCCTCACACCACTTCCTGCCTTCCTCACAACACTTCCTGCCTTCCTCACTACTCGTCTTACTACCCCAACACTGAGTCTTCCTACTGCGTGCAGCGAGAAGAGAATTGTTACAAGATCAACACTGACATGTCTTACAATGTCCTATGA